In Coregonus clupeaformis isolate EN_2021a chromosome 15, ASM2061545v1, whole genome shotgun sequence, one genomic interval encodes:
- the LOC121582340 gene encoding ARF GTPase-activating protein GIT2-like isoform X3, translating into MSKRLRNRDCQVCADCSAPGPCWASVNRGVLVCDECCSIHRGLGRHSSQVRHLTHTPWPPSQLQMVQTLYSNGSNSIWEHCLLDPSSISSGKRKANPQDRVHPHKTEFIKAKYQMLAYVHRLPCREDDSVTTKDLSKQLHSSVRTGNLETCLRLLSLGAQANFFHPEKGNTPLHVAAKAGQVSQAELLAVYGADPDALDMGGKTPIDYARQAGHQELADRLVEIQYELTDRLAFYLCGRRPDHRNGQHFIIPQMADSSLDLSEFAKAAKKKLQSLTNHQFEELAMDVYDEVDRRETDAVWLVTQNHSTLVTDTTVVPFLPVNPEYSSTRNQGRQKLARFNAHEFATLVIDILTDAKRRQRGNSCKSPREDIELILKGISSRHGSESQDNEDQPDYDSVASDEDPEREPASGNNGKDGRTKSSESSDLSDGPITLHEFMEVKSALTASETKIQQLLKVNCHLSEELRLMQSKLNSMQTEKSSLRWQTPSGQQHPQDLSGRPPVPGGRPMSMYETGSAMRQYPHRGEPPRRDDGLTLQPLPTNIGRGPLGTASSSLPTFPSSLSWSWDERARRGCSLEGQSSMLESDYDNTPKYTGLESGMGRNSSWLGDGSTAEQGEREDETEADSTLPCTEDVICKTEQITKNIQELLRAAQENKHESFVPCSERIHVAVREMATLFPKRPYSDTVRGSLRLLTSSASRLQGECQKATPHDPCPSDMQLVTQQVIQCAYDIAKAAKQLVTVTTKENSN; encoded by the exons ATGTCAAAGCGGCTGCGCAACAGAGACTGTCAGGTCTGCGCTGATTGTAGCGCCCCGG GCCCATGCTGGGCCTCAGTGAACAGGGGTGTGCTGGTCTGTGATGAGTGCTGCAGCATCCACCGGGGTCTGGGCCGACACAGTTCCCAAGTCCGACACTTGACCCATACTCCATGGCCCCCCTCCCAGCTACAG ATGGTTCAGACATTGTACAGCAATGGGTCCAACTCCATCTGGGAGCACTGCCTTCTGGATCCCTCATCTATCTCGAGTGGGAAACGCAAGGCCAACCCCCAGGACAGAGTCCA TCCCCATAAAACGGAGTTCATCAAGGCCAAATATCAGATGCTGGCTTATGTCCATCGGCTGCCCTGTCGAGAGGATGACAGTGTCACTACGAAGGACCTCAGTAAG CAACTCCACTCCAGTGTTCGGACTGGGAACCTGGAGACGTGCCTGAGACTGTTGTCTTTGGGAGCCCAGGCCAACTTCTTCCACCCA GAAAAAGGAAACACTCCGCTGCATGTAGCAGCTAAGGCAGGCCAGGTGTCACAGGCAGAGCTGCTGGCTGTGTATGGGGCGGATCCCGATGCCCTAGACATGGGGGGTAAGACCCCTATTGACTACGCAAG ACAAGCAGGGCACCAGGAGCTGgcagacagactggtagagatCCAATATGAACTCACCGACCGCCTGGCATTTTACCTCTGTGGAAGAAGGCCAG ATCATAGGAATGGACAACACTTCATAATCCCACAAATGGCTGACAG CAGTCTGGATTTGTCAGAATTTGCAAAAGCTGCAAAGAAAAAACTCCAGTCT CTCACTAACCATCAGTTTGAAGAGCTTGCCATGGATGTTTATGATGAAGTGGACAGAAGAGAAACTGATGCAG TGTGGCTGGTGACTCAGAACCATAGCACTCTGGTAACAGACACAACTGTGGTGCCTTTCCTCCCTGTCAACCCTGAGTACTCATCCACCAGAAACCAG GGCCGGCAGAAGCTAGCGAGGTTCAATGCACATGAATTTGCAACACTCGTCATTGATATATTAACTGACGCCAAACGTCGGCAACGGGGGAACTCCTGTAAAAGTCCAAGAG aggACATAGAGCTCATCCTGAAGGGAATCAGCAGCCGTCATGGGAGTGAGAGCCAGGATAATGAAGACCAGCCAGATTATGACAGTGTGGCATCTGATGAAGATCCAGAGCGGGAACCAGCCTCTGGGAACAATGGGAAAGATGGCAGGACCAAG AGCTCTGAGTCGTCGGACTTGTCTGATGGGCCCATCACATTACATGAGTTCATGGAGGTGAAGAGCGCCCTCACGGCCTCCGAGACCAAGATACAGCAGCTGCTCAAGGTCAACTGTCACCTGAGTGAGGAGCTCCGGTTGATGCAGAGCAAG CTGAACTCCATGCAGACTGAGAAGTCTTCCCTGCGATGGCAGACACCCAGTGGCCAGCAGCACCCTCAGGACCTCTCCGGCCGCCCCCCTGTCCCCGGAGGCCGCCCCATGTCCATGTACGAGACGGGCTCGGCCATGAGGCAGTATCCCCACAGGGGCGAGCCCCCTCGTCGTGACGACGGCCTcactctccagcccctccctacAAAC ATTGGGAGGGGTCCTTTGGGGACCGCCTCgtcctccctccctaccttcccctcctccctgtcctggTCGTGGGACGAGCGAGCTCGAAGG GGTTGCAGCCTGGAGGGACAGAGCAGCATGCTGGAGAGTGACTATGACAACACACCAAAGTACACAGGACTGGAGTCTGG TATGGGCAGGAACAGCAGTTGGCTGGGTGATGGCAGTACAGCAGAGcagggtgagagggaggatgagactGAGGCTGACTCCACCCTGCCCTGCACCGAGGACGTCATCTGTAAGACAGAGCAGATCACCAAGAACATCCAGGAGCTGCTGAGGGCCGCACAGGAGAACAAACACGAGAG cTTTGTACCATGCTCAGAAAGGATCCATGTGGCTGTGAGAGAGATGGCCACCCTGTTTCCTAAG aGGCCTTACTCAGACACAGTGCGAGGGTCTCTGCGGCTGCTCACCTCTAGTGCCAGCCGGCTCCAGGGGGAGTGCCAGAAGGCCACGCCCCACGACCCTTGCCCCTCCGACATGCAGCTGGTCACGCAGCAGGTCATCCAGTGTGCCTATGACATTGCCAAGGCTGCCAAGCAACTCGTCACTGTGACAACCAAAGAAAACAGCAACTGA
- the LOC121582340 gene encoding ARF GTPase-activating protein GIT2-like isoform X7, with amino-acid sequence MSKRLRNRDCQVCADCSAPGPCWASVNRGVLVCDECCSIHRGLGRHSSQVRHLTHTPWPPSQLQMVQTLYSNGSNSIWEHCLLDPSSISSGKRKANPQDRVHPHKTEFIKAKYQMLAYVHRLPCREDDSVTTKDLSKQLHSSVRTGNLETCLRLLSLGAQANFFHPEKGNTPLHVAAKAGQVSQAELLAVYGADPDALDMGGKTPIDYARQAGHQELADRLVEIQYELTDRLAFYLCGRRPDHRNGQHFIIPQMADSSLDLSEFAKAAKKKLQSLTNHQFEELAMDVYDEVDRRETDAVWLVTQNHSTLVTDTTVVPFLPVNPEYSSTRNQGRQKLARFNAHEFATLVIDILTDAKRRQRGNSCKSPREDIELILKGISSRHGSESQDNEDQPDYDSVASDEDPEREPASGNNGKDGRTKSSESSDLSDGPITLHEFMEVKSALTASETKIQQLLKVNCHLSEELRLMQSKLNSMQTEKSSLRWQTPSGQQHPQDLSGRPPVPGGRPMSMYETGSAMRQYPHRGEPPRRDDGLTLQPLPTNGCSLEGQSSMLESDYDNTPKYTGLESGMGRNSSWLGDGSTAEQGEREDETEADSTLPCTEDVICKTEQITKNIQELLRAAQENKHESFVPCSERIHVAVREMATLFPKRPYSDTVRGSLRLLTSSASRLQGECQKATPHDPCPSDMQLVTQQVIQCAYDIAKAAKQLVTVTTKENSN; translated from the exons ATGTCAAAGCGGCTGCGCAACAGAGACTGTCAGGTCTGCGCTGATTGTAGCGCCCCGG GCCCATGCTGGGCCTCAGTGAACAGGGGTGTGCTGGTCTGTGATGAGTGCTGCAGCATCCACCGGGGTCTGGGCCGACACAGTTCCCAAGTCCGACACTTGACCCATACTCCATGGCCCCCCTCCCAGCTACAG ATGGTTCAGACATTGTACAGCAATGGGTCCAACTCCATCTGGGAGCACTGCCTTCTGGATCCCTCATCTATCTCGAGTGGGAAACGCAAGGCCAACCCCCAGGACAGAGTCCA TCCCCATAAAACGGAGTTCATCAAGGCCAAATATCAGATGCTGGCTTATGTCCATCGGCTGCCCTGTCGAGAGGATGACAGTGTCACTACGAAGGACCTCAGTAAG CAACTCCACTCCAGTGTTCGGACTGGGAACCTGGAGACGTGCCTGAGACTGTTGTCTTTGGGAGCCCAGGCCAACTTCTTCCACCCA GAAAAAGGAAACACTCCGCTGCATGTAGCAGCTAAGGCAGGCCAGGTGTCACAGGCAGAGCTGCTGGCTGTGTATGGGGCGGATCCCGATGCCCTAGACATGGGGGGTAAGACCCCTATTGACTACGCAAG ACAAGCAGGGCACCAGGAGCTGgcagacagactggtagagatCCAATATGAACTCACCGACCGCCTGGCATTTTACCTCTGTGGAAGAAGGCCAG ATCATAGGAATGGACAACACTTCATAATCCCACAAATGGCTGACAG CAGTCTGGATTTGTCAGAATTTGCAAAAGCTGCAAAGAAAAAACTCCAGTCT CTCACTAACCATCAGTTTGAAGAGCTTGCCATGGATGTTTATGATGAAGTGGACAGAAGAGAAACTGATGCAG TGTGGCTGGTGACTCAGAACCATAGCACTCTGGTAACAGACACAACTGTGGTGCCTTTCCTCCCTGTCAACCCTGAGTACTCATCCACCAGAAACCAG GGCCGGCAGAAGCTAGCGAGGTTCAATGCACATGAATTTGCAACACTCGTCATTGATATATTAACTGACGCCAAACGTCGGCAACGGGGGAACTCCTGTAAAAGTCCAAGAG aggACATAGAGCTCATCCTGAAGGGAATCAGCAGCCGTCATGGGAGTGAGAGCCAGGATAATGAAGACCAGCCAGATTATGACAGTGTGGCATCTGATGAAGATCCAGAGCGGGAACCAGCCTCTGGGAACAATGGGAAAGATGGCAGGACCAAG AGCTCTGAGTCGTCGGACTTGTCTGATGGGCCCATCACATTACATGAGTTCATGGAGGTGAAGAGCGCCCTCACGGCCTCCGAGACCAAGATACAGCAGCTGCTCAAGGTCAACTGTCACCTGAGTGAGGAGCTCCGGTTGATGCAGAGCAAG CTGAACTCCATGCAGACTGAGAAGTCTTCCCTGCGATGGCAGACACCCAGTGGCCAGCAGCACCCTCAGGACCTCTCCGGCCGCCCCCCTGTCCCCGGAGGCCGCCCCATGTCCATGTACGAGACGGGCTCGGCCATGAGGCAGTATCCCCACAGGGGCGAGCCCCCTCGTCGTGACGACGGCCTcactctccagcccctccctacAAAC GGTTGCAGCCTGGAGGGACAGAGCAGCATGCTGGAGAGTGACTATGACAACACACCAAAGTACACAGGACTGGAGTCTGG TATGGGCAGGAACAGCAGTTGGCTGGGTGATGGCAGTACAGCAGAGcagggtgagagggaggatgagactGAGGCTGACTCCACCCTGCCCTGCACCGAGGACGTCATCTGTAAGACAGAGCAGATCACCAAGAACATCCAGGAGCTGCTGAGGGCCGCACAGGAGAACAAACACGAGAG cTTTGTACCATGCTCAGAAAGGATCCATGTGGCTGTGAGAGAGATGGCCACCCTGTTTCCTAAG aGGCCTTACTCAGACACAGTGCGAGGGTCTCTGCGGCTGCTCACCTCTAGTGCCAGCCGGCTCCAGGGGGAGTGCCAGAAGGCCACGCCCCACGACCCTTGCCCCTCCGACATGCAGCTGGTCACGCAGCAGGTCATCCAGTGTGCCTATGACATTGCCAAGGCTGCCAAGCAACTCGTCACTGTGACAACCAAAGAAAACAGCAACTGA
- the LOC121582340 gene encoding ARF GTPase-activating protein GIT2-like isoform X2, translating into MSKRLRNRDCQVCADCSAPGPCWASVNRGVLVCDECCSIHRGLGRHSSQVRHLTHTPWPPSQLQMVQTLYSNGSNSIWEHCLLDPSSISSGKRKANPQDRVHPHKTEFIKAKYQMLAYVHRLPCREDDSVTTKDLSKQLHSSVRTGNLETCLRLLSLGAQANFFHPEKGNTPLHVAAKAGQVSQAELLAVYGADPDALDMGGKTPIDYARQAGHQELADRLVEIQYELTDRLAFYLCGRRPDHRNGQHFIIPQMADRNVLDLSEFAKAAKKKLQSLTNHQFEELAMDVYDEVDRRETDAVWLVTQNHSTLVTDTTVVPFLPVNPEYSSTRNQGRQKLARFNAHEFATLVIDILTDAKRRQRGNSCKSPREDIELILKGISSRHGSESQDNEDQPDYDSVASDEDPEREPASGNNGKDGRTKSSESSDLSDGPITLHEFMEVKSALTASETKIQQLLKVNCHLSEELRLMQSKLNSMQTEKSSLRWQTPSGQQHPQDLSGRPPVPGGRPMSMYETGSAMRQYPHRGEPPRRDDGLTLQPLPTNIGRGPLGTASSSLPTFPSSLSWSWDERARRGCSLEGQSSMLESDYDNTPKYTGLESGMGRNSSWLGDGSTAEQGEREDETEADSTLPCTEDVICKTEQITKNIQELLRAAQENKHESFVPCSERIHVAVREMATLFPKRPYSDTVRGSLRLLTSSASRLQGECQKATPHDPCPSDMQLVTQQVIQCAYDIAKAAKQLVTVTTKENSN; encoded by the exons ATGTCAAAGCGGCTGCGCAACAGAGACTGTCAGGTCTGCGCTGATTGTAGCGCCCCGG GCCCATGCTGGGCCTCAGTGAACAGGGGTGTGCTGGTCTGTGATGAGTGCTGCAGCATCCACCGGGGTCTGGGCCGACACAGTTCCCAAGTCCGACACTTGACCCATACTCCATGGCCCCCCTCCCAGCTACAG ATGGTTCAGACATTGTACAGCAATGGGTCCAACTCCATCTGGGAGCACTGCCTTCTGGATCCCTCATCTATCTCGAGTGGGAAACGCAAGGCCAACCCCCAGGACAGAGTCCA TCCCCATAAAACGGAGTTCATCAAGGCCAAATATCAGATGCTGGCTTATGTCCATCGGCTGCCCTGTCGAGAGGATGACAGTGTCACTACGAAGGACCTCAGTAAG CAACTCCACTCCAGTGTTCGGACTGGGAACCTGGAGACGTGCCTGAGACTGTTGTCTTTGGGAGCCCAGGCCAACTTCTTCCACCCA GAAAAAGGAAACACTCCGCTGCATGTAGCAGCTAAGGCAGGCCAGGTGTCACAGGCAGAGCTGCTGGCTGTGTATGGGGCGGATCCCGATGCCCTAGACATGGGGGGTAAGACCCCTATTGACTACGCAAG ACAAGCAGGGCACCAGGAGCTGgcagacagactggtagagatCCAATATGAACTCACCGACCGCCTGGCATTTTACCTCTGTGGAAGAAGGCCAG ATCATAGGAATGGACAACACTTCATAATCCCACAAATGGCTGACAG AAATGT TCTGGATTTGTCAGAATTTGCAAAAGCTGCAAAGAAAAAACTCCAGTCT CTCACTAACCATCAGTTTGAAGAGCTTGCCATGGATGTTTATGATGAAGTGGACAGAAGAGAAACTGATGCAG TGTGGCTGGTGACTCAGAACCATAGCACTCTGGTAACAGACACAACTGTGGTGCCTTTCCTCCCTGTCAACCCTGAGTACTCATCCACCAGAAACCAG GGCCGGCAGAAGCTAGCGAGGTTCAATGCACATGAATTTGCAACACTCGTCATTGATATATTAACTGACGCCAAACGTCGGCAACGGGGGAACTCCTGTAAAAGTCCAAGAG aggACATAGAGCTCATCCTGAAGGGAATCAGCAGCCGTCATGGGAGTGAGAGCCAGGATAATGAAGACCAGCCAGATTATGACAGTGTGGCATCTGATGAAGATCCAGAGCGGGAACCAGCCTCTGGGAACAATGGGAAAGATGGCAGGACCAAG AGCTCTGAGTCGTCGGACTTGTCTGATGGGCCCATCACATTACATGAGTTCATGGAGGTGAAGAGCGCCCTCACGGCCTCCGAGACCAAGATACAGCAGCTGCTCAAGGTCAACTGTCACCTGAGTGAGGAGCTCCGGTTGATGCAGAGCAAG CTGAACTCCATGCAGACTGAGAAGTCTTCCCTGCGATGGCAGACACCCAGTGGCCAGCAGCACCCTCAGGACCTCTCCGGCCGCCCCCCTGTCCCCGGAGGCCGCCCCATGTCCATGTACGAGACGGGCTCGGCCATGAGGCAGTATCCCCACAGGGGCGAGCCCCCTCGTCGTGACGACGGCCTcactctccagcccctccctacAAAC ATTGGGAGGGGTCCTTTGGGGACCGCCTCgtcctccctccctaccttcccctcctccctgtcctggTCGTGGGACGAGCGAGCTCGAAGG GGTTGCAGCCTGGAGGGACAGAGCAGCATGCTGGAGAGTGACTATGACAACACACCAAAGTACACAGGACTGGAGTCTGG TATGGGCAGGAACAGCAGTTGGCTGGGTGATGGCAGTACAGCAGAGcagggtgagagggaggatgagactGAGGCTGACTCCACCCTGCCCTGCACCGAGGACGTCATCTGTAAGACAGAGCAGATCACCAAGAACATCCAGGAGCTGCTGAGGGCCGCACAGGAGAACAAACACGAGAG cTTTGTACCATGCTCAGAAAGGATCCATGTGGCTGTGAGAGAGATGGCCACCCTGTTTCCTAAG aGGCCTTACTCAGACACAGTGCGAGGGTCTCTGCGGCTGCTCACCTCTAGTGCCAGCCGGCTCCAGGGGGAGTGCCAGAAGGCCACGCCCCACGACCCTTGCCCCTCCGACATGCAGCTGGTCACGCAGCAGGTCATCCAGTGTGCCTATGACATTGCCAAGGCTGCCAAGCAACTCGTCACTGTGACAACCAAAGAAAACAGCAACTGA
- the LOC121582340 gene encoding ARF GTPase-activating protein GIT2-like isoform X6: MSKRLRNRDCQVCADCSAPGPCWASVNRGVLVCDECCSIHRGLGRHSSQVRHLTHTPWPPSQLQMVQTLYSNGSNSIWEHCLLDPSSISSGKRKANPQDRVHPHKTEFIKAKYQMLAYVHRLPCREDDSVTTKDLSKQLHSSVRTGNLETCLRLLSLGAQANFFHPEKGNTPLHVAAKAGQVSQAELLAVYGADPDALDMGGKTPIDYARQAGHQELADRLVEIQYELTDRLAFYLCGRRPDHRNGQHFIIPQMADRNVSLDLSEFAKAAKKKLQSLTNHQFEELAMDVYDEVDRRETDAVWLVTQNHSTLVTDTTVVPFLPVNPEYSSTRNQGRQKLARFNAHEFATLVIDILTDAKRRQRGNSCKSPREDIELILKGISSRHGSESQDNEDQPDYDSVASDEDPEREPASGNNGKDGRTKSSESSDLSDGPITLHEFMEVKSALTASETKIQQLLKVNCHLSEELRLMQSKLNSMQTEKSSLRWQTPSGQQHPQDLSGRPPVPGGRPMSMYETGSAMRQYPHRGEPPRRDDGLTLQPLPTNGCSLEGQSSMLESDYDNTPKYTGLESGMGRNSSWLGDGSTAEQGEREDETEADSTLPCTEDVICKTEQITKNIQELLRAAQENKHESFVPCSERIHVAVREMATLFPKRPYSDTVRGSLRLLTSSASRLQGECQKATPHDPCPSDMQLVTQQVIQCAYDIAKAAKQLVTVTTKENSN; encoded by the exons ATGTCAAAGCGGCTGCGCAACAGAGACTGTCAGGTCTGCGCTGATTGTAGCGCCCCGG GCCCATGCTGGGCCTCAGTGAACAGGGGTGTGCTGGTCTGTGATGAGTGCTGCAGCATCCACCGGGGTCTGGGCCGACACAGTTCCCAAGTCCGACACTTGACCCATACTCCATGGCCCCCCTCCCAGCTACAG ATGGTTCAGACATTGTACAGCAATGGGTCCAACTCCATCTGGGAGCACTGCCTTCTGGATCCCTCATCTATCTCGAGTGGGAAACGCAAGGCCAACCCCCAGGACAGAGTCCA TCCCCATAAAACGGAGTTCATCAAGGCCAAATATCAGATGCTGGCTTATGTCCATCGGCTGCCCTGTCGAGAGGATGACAGTGTCACTACGAAGGACCTCAGTAAG CAACTCCACTCCAGTGTTCGGACTGGGAACCTGGAGACGTGCCTGAGACTGTTGTCTTTGGGAGCCCAGGCCAACTTCTTCCACCCA GAAAAAGGAAACACTCCGCTGCATGTAGCAGCTAAGGCAGGCCAGGTGTCACAGGCAGAGCTGCTGGCTGTGTATGGGGCGGATCCCGATGCCCTAGACATGGGGGGTAAGACCCCTATTGACTACGCAAG ACAAGCAGGGCACCAGGAGCTGgcagacagactggtagagatCCAATATGAACTCACCGACCGCCTGGCATTTTACCTCTGTGGAAGAAGGCCAG ATCATAGGAATGGACAACACTTCATAATCCCACAAATGGCTGACAG AAATGT CAGTCTGGATTTGTCAGAATTTGCAAAAGCTGCAAAGAAAAAACTCCAGTCT CTCACTAACCATCAGTTTGAAGAGCTTGCCATGGATGTTTATGATGAAGTGGACAGAAGAGAAACTGATGCAG TGTGGCTGGTGACTCAGAACCATAGCACTCTGGTAACAGACACAACTGTGGTGCCTTTCCTCCCTGTCAACCCTGAGTACTCATCCACCAGAAACCAG GGCCGGCAGAAGCTAGCGAGGTTCAATGCACATGAATTTGCAACACTCGTCATTGATATATTAACTGACGCCAAACGTCGGCAACGGGGGAACTCCTGTAAAAGTCCAAGAG aggACATAGAGCTCATCCTGAAGGGAATCAGCAGCCGTCATGGGAGTGAGAGCCAGGATAATGAAGACCAGCCAGATTATGACAGTGTGGCATCTGATGAAGATCCAGAGCGGGAACCAGCCTCTGGGAACAATGGGAAAGATGGCAGGACCAAG AGCTCTGAGTCGTCGGACTTGTCTGATGGGCCCATCACATTACATGAGTTCATGGAGGTGAAGAGCGCCCTCACGGCCTCCGAGACCAAGATACAGCAGCTGCTCAAGGTCAACTGTCACCTGAGTGAGGAGCTCCGGTTGATGCAGAGCAAG CTGAACTCCATGCAGACTGAGAAGTCTTCCCTGCGATGGCAGACACCCAGTGGCCAGCAGCACCCTCAGGACCTCTCCGGCCGCCCCCCTGTCCCCGGAGGCCGCCCCATGTCCATGTACGAGACGGGCTCGGCCATGAGGCAGTATCCCCACAGGGGCGAGCCCCCTCGTCGTGACGACGGCCTcactctccagcccctccctacAAAC GGTTGCAGCCTGGAGGGACAGAGCAGCATGCTGGAGAGTGACTATGACAACACACCAAAGTACACAGGACTGGAGTCTGG TATGGGCAGGAACAGCAGTTGGCTGGGTGATGGCAGTACAGCAGAGcagggtgagagggaggatgagactGAGGCTGACTCCACCCTGCCCTGCACCGAGGACGTCATCTGTAAGACAGAGCAGATCACCAAGAACATCCAGGAGCTGCTGAGGGCCGCACAGGAGAACAAACACGAGAG cTTTGTACCATGCTCAGAAAGGATCCATGTGGCTGTGAGAGAGATGGCCACCCTGTTTCCTAAG aGGCCTTACTCAGACACAGTGCGAGGGTCTCTGCGGCTGCTCACCTCTAGTGCCAGCCGGCTCCAGGGGGAGTGCCAGAAGGCCACGCCCCACGACCCTTGCCCCTCCGACATGCAGCTGGTCACGCAGCAGGTCATCCAGTGTGCCTATGACATTGCCAAGGCTGCCAAGCAACTCGTCACTGTGACAACCAAAGAAAACAGCAACTGA